The following are from one region of the Corylus avellana chromosome ca1, CavTom2PMs-1.0 genome:
- the LOC132168152 gene encoding SKP1-like protein 21 isoform X2 yields the protein MSEGSMAVVKPEMKSYIWLQTVDGSIQQVEEEVAMFCPMICREVIQTGMGSSKNYAISLPQRVNPAILGLILDYCRFHQVAGRSNKERKTFDEKFIRMDTKRLCELTSAADSLQLKPLVDLTSRALARIIEGKTPEEIRETFHLPDDLTEEEKLEPLRNITDDPRIRLLNRLYARKRKELKERKKLKNVEVEEERVDDRSVDDLLSFINGGDEDTKGTRTSKNKKKNRRRKDQSKDSSLTNELLDLPSACHEDEVNNVVLASPSTSSKLQDSAVVTFSPKLEFEDGDIDDDLDPAMKEELDREVEDFARRLNSDWPERMQEILSLGQERKFMPISINGNGSMGRYTSLDQR from the exons ATGAAGTCATACATTTGGCTTCAAACTGTTGATGGTTCAATCCaacaagtagaagaagaagttgCCATGTTTTGCCCTATGATATGCCGAGAAGTAATTCAGACAGGCATGGGATCTTCCAAAAACTATGCTATATCACTTCCACAGCGAGTCAATCCTGCTATCTTGGGCTTAATTCTTGATTACTGTCGATTTCACCAAGTAGCAGGTCGTTCTAATAAG GAGCGCAAAACTTTTGATGAAAAATTTATTCGGATGGATACAAAAAGGTTATGTGAGTTGACATCTGCAGCTGACAGCCTCCAATTGAAGCCTTTAGTTGATCTCACAAGCCGAGCACTTGCTCGGATTATTGAAGGAAAAACTCCTGAGGAGATACGTGAAACATTTCATTTACCTGATGATCTCACCGAG GAAGAGAAGTTAGAGCCCCTAAGAAACATCACCGATGACCCACGTATTCGGCTTCTGAATCGATTGTATGCAAGAAAGAGGAAAGaattaaaagagagaaagaaattgaag AATGTCGAGGTTGAGGAGGAGCGTGTGGATGATCGCTCAGTCGATGATCTCTTGTCATTTATAAATGGTGGAGATGAAG ATACAAAGGGGACGAGAACCAgtaagaataaaaagaaaaatcgtcGGAGAAAAGATCAATCAAAGGATTCTTCTTTAACCAAT GAGTTGCTTGATCTGCCGTCTGCTTGCCATGAAGATGAGGTTAACAATGTTGTATTGGCCTCTCCTAGTACAAGTTCAAAGTTGCAAGATTCTGCCGTTGTGACTTTTTCCCCAAAGCTCGAGTTTGAGGATGGTGATATTGATGATGATTTAGATCCTGCGATGAAGGAGGAACTTGACAG GGAAGTGGAGGATTTTGCACGAAGATTAAATTCAGATTGGCCGGAAAGAATGCAGGAAATTTTATCTTTGGGCCAAGAAAGAAAGTTTATGCCTATTTCTATAAATGGCAATGGTTCCATGGGTAGATATACAA GTTTGGATCAGAGATAA
- the LOC132167217 gene encoding uncharacterized protein LOC132167217, with amino-acid sequence MPVAKLKASNSPELMKSEEGNDPVDTIIRQAIGKEPLLSSTRAGEGPVQWIQLLHALDQQELPGWPFSSLKVQMQKCDKCSREFCSLINYRRHIRVHHRLRKLDKDSSKDRDLLGAFWDKLSLEEAEEVLSFKNVTLEGVPGSSIVKSLTTLVRKPGVLTLPQVYLRAGSALLDVIQARPSRFPILSQELFGILDDASEKTFLCGTAGLMQKYVFDGEAGKSGLETKNLVACTSFLVEQKLVKAWLADKDAEALRCQKLLVEEEEAAQKRKAELLEKRRKKKLRQKEHKAKEQKHGEKVDAKVGIGNTLETVPMLPAETSSLATAGDSDMPDPEKLSDQVPSSSEPFQHANSEVGLDSESRYSCECTGQNVERRMVQGSGRRWQLLPKSQRGVSNGFHSGLNSQASKLGAMQKHGIHRDSRPGPVANSNKIWSRKPKPEIDGEVLKARVLEEAINQPDQIKNHEVLIGSICVTLGNCGQEGNNLARAGEDWLAEHQVPKKTNVQEKPISPDSSLQSGTNRSMIKLWRPVSRHGSKCPMPVQNDNVEYEVDATAAEKDNDQPPKDGCIRSYAVNDNNGAAKNSVKLVAESIRPQSCVHAAKAFLAQRWKEAIAADHVKLVLSSASELPECPEIENDCEVVTSQPPNLHKRSILGNAENRLVNAGAYESSTTRNVKDKYRTKPEKGVKKKYIPKQSNAT; translated from the exons ATTACTTCATGCTTTAGATCAGCAAG AGCTACCAGGTTGGCCCTTTTCCTCTCTGAAGGTGCAGATGCAGAAGTGTGACAAGTGTTCTCGAGAATTCTGTTCACTCATCAACTATAGAAGACATATACGTGTGCACCATCGATTGAGAAAGCTTGATAAG GATTCTTCTAAAGATAGGGATCTGCTAGGAGCATTTTGGGATAAG CTCTCTTTGGAAGAGGCAGAGGAAGTTCTGTCATTCAAGAACGTGACATTGGAG GGAGTTCCAGGGTCTTCAATTGTAAAGTCATTGACAACACTTGTCAGGAAACCAGGAGTTCTTACCTTACCACAAGTATATTTGAGAGCTGGTTCTGCCCTTTTG GATGTTATCCAAGCTCGACCTTCTAGGTTCCCTATATTATCTCAGGAGCTATTTGGTATCCTTGATGATGCGAGTGAAAAAACATTTCTGTGTGGAACAGCGGGGTTGATGCAAAAGTACGTTTTTGATGGGGAAGCTGGGAAGAGTGGCCTTGAAACCAAAAACTTAGTTGCTTGCACCAGCTTTTTGGTGGAACAGaaattg GTCAAAGCATGGCTTGCTGATAAGGATGCTGAAGCTTTGAGGTGCCAGAAATTGCTGGTGGAGGAGGAAGAAGCTGCTCAGAAAAG GAAAGCTGAGCTCTtggaaaagagaaggaagaaaaagcTCAGGCAAAAAGAACACAAAGCTAAGGAGCAAAAACATGGGGAGAAAGTAGATGCTAAAGTGGGTATTGGCAATACTTTGGAGACTGTACCTATGCTGCCAGCAGAAACCTCCAGCCTTGCCACTGCTGGTGATTCTGACATGCCTGACCCCGAAAAACTGTCAGATCAAGTTCCCTCATCTTCTGAACCATTCCAACATGCAAACTCTGAAGTGGGTCTTGACTCTGAATCAAGGTATAGTTGTGAATGTACTGGTCAGAATGTTGAAAGGCGTATGGTGCAGGGAAGTGGTCGCCGTTGGCAATTGCTCCCAAAATCACAAAGGGGAGTGTCCAATGGTTTCCATTCAGGTCTGAATTCTCAAGCATCAAAGCTTGGGGCCATGCAAAAGCATGGGATCCACAGGGATTCAAGGCCTGGTCCAGTAGCCAACAGCAATAAAATATGGAGCCGAAAACCTAAACCAGAAATTGATGGGGAGGTTTTGAAAGCCAGAGTACTAGAAGAGGCTATAAACCAACCGGATCAAATTAAGAACCATGAGGTTTTGATTGGCTCTATATGTGTTACACTTGGAAATTGTGGCCAAGAGGGTAATAATCTGGCTAGAGCTGGTGAAGATTGGCTGGCAGAGCACCAAGTGCCAAAGAAGACTAATGTTCAGGAGAAGCCCATTAGTCCTGATTCTTCTCTTCAGAGTGGCACAAATCGATCAATGATTAAGCTTTGGAGGCCAGTGAGTCGGCATGGAAGCAAATGTCCAATGCCAGTTCAGAATGACAATGTAGAGTATGAAGTGGATGCGACTGCTGCTGAAAAGGACAATGATCAACCCCCCAAGGATGGTTGTATAAGATCGTATGCGGTGAATGATAATAATGGTGCTGCTAAGAACAGTGTTAAACTTGTGGCAGAAAGTATCCGTCCCCAAAGCTGTGTACATGCTGCAAAAGCTTTCCTTGCACAGA GATGGAAGGAGGCTATTGCAGCCGACCATGTGAAATTGGTTCTTTCCTCGGCTTCTGAACTTCCAGAATGCCCAGAGATAGAAAATGACTGTGAAGTTGTAACGTCTCAACCACCAAACTTACACAAACGCAGCATTCTTGGCAATGCAGAAAACCGATTGGTTAATGCAGGGGCTTATGAGTCTTCAACCACCAGGAATGTTAAAGATAAGTACAGAACAAAGCCTGAAAAGGGTGTCAAGAAAAAATACATTCCCAAACAGAGCAATGCAACCTA A
- the LOC132168152 gene encoding SKP1-like protein 21 isoform X3, with product MKSYIWLQTVDGSIQQVEEEVAMFCPMICREVIQTGMGSSKNYAISLPQRVNPAILGLILDYCRFHQVAGRSNKERKTFDEKFIRMDTKRLCELTSAADSLQLKPLVDLTSRALARIIEGKTPEEIRETFHLPDDLTEEEKLEPLRNITDDPRIRLLNRLYARKRKELKERKKLKNVEVEEERVDDRSVDDLLSFINGGDEDTKGTRTSKNKKKNRRRKDQSKDSSLTNVNGNHNRELLDLPSACHEDEVNNVVLASPSTSSKLQDSAVVTFSPKLEFEDGDIDDDLDPAMKEELDREVEDFARRLNSDWPERMQEILSLGQERKFMPISINGNGSMGRYTSLDQR from the exons ATGAAGTCATACATTTGGCTTCAAACTGTTGATGGTTCAATCCaacaagtagaagaagaagttgCCATGTTTTGCCCTATGATATGCCGAGAAGTAATTCAGACAGGCATGGGATCTTCCAAAAACTATGCTATATCACTTCCACAGCGAGTCAATCCTGCTATCTTGGGCTTAATTCTTGATTACTGTCGATTTCACCAAGTAGCAGGTCGTTCTAATAAG GAGCGCAAAACTTTTGATGAAAAATTTATTCGGATGGATACAAAAAGGTTATGTGAGTTGACATCTGCAGCTGACAGCCTCCAATTGAAGCCTTTAGTTGATCTCACAAGCCGAGCACTTGCTCGGATTATTGAAGGAAAAACTCCTGAGGAGATACGTGAAACATTTCATTTACCTGATGATCTCACCGAG GAAGAGAAGTTAGAGCCCCTAAGAAACATCACCGATGACCCACGTATTCGGCTTCTGAATCGATTGTATGCAAGAAAGAGGAAAGaattaaaagagagaaagaaattgaag AATGTCGAGGTTGAGGAGGAGCGTGTGGATGATCGCTCAGTCGATGATCTCTTGTCATTTATAAATGGTGGAGATGAAG ATACAAAGGGGACGAGAACCAgtaagaataaaaagaaaaatcgtcGGAGAAAAGATCAATCAAAGGATTCTTCTTTAACCAATGTAAATGGAAACCATAATAGG GAGTTGCTTGATCTGCCGTCTGCTTGCCATGAAGATGAGGTTAACAATGTTGTATTGGCCTCTCCTAGTACAAGTTCAAAGTTGCAAGATTCTGCCGTTGTGACTTTTTCCCCAAAGCTCGAGTTTGAGGATGGTGATATTGATGATGATTTAGATCCTGCGATGAAGGAGGAACTTGACAG GGAAGTGGAGGATTTTGCACGAAGATTAAATTCAGATTGGCCGGAAAGAATGCAGGAAATTTTATCTTTGGGCCAAGAAAGAAAGTTTATGCCTATTTCTATAAATGGCAATGGTTCCATGGGTAGATATACAA GTTTGGATCAGAGATAA
- the LOC132168152 gene encoding SKP1-like protein 21 isoform X1 has translation MSEGSMAVVKPEMKSYIWLQTVDGSIQQVEEEVAMFCPMICREVIQTGMGSSKNYAISLPQRVNPAILGLILDYCRFHQVAGRSNKERKTFDEKFIRMDTKRLCELTSAADSLQLKPLVDLTSRALARIIEGKTPEEIRETFHLPDDLTEEEKLEPLRNITDDPRIRLLNRLYARKRKELKERKKLKNVEVEEERVDDRSVDDLLSFINGGDEDTKGTRTSKNKKKNRRRKDQSKDSSLTNVNGNHNRELLDLPSACHEDEVNNVVLASPSTSSKLQDSAVVTFSPKLEFEDGDIDDDLDPAMKEELDREVEDFARRLNSDWPERMQEILSLGQERKFMPISINGNGSMGRYTSLDQR, from the exons ATGAAGTCATACATTTGGCTTCAAACTGTTGATGGTTCAATCCaacaagtagaagaagaagttgCCATGTTTTGCCCTATGATATGCCGAGAAGTAATTCAGACAGGCATGGGATCTTCCAAAAACTATGCTATATCACTTCCACAGCGAGTCAATCCTGCTATCTTGGGCTTAATTCTTGATTACTGTCGATTTCACCAAGTAGCAGGTCGTTCTAATAAG GAGCGCAAAACTTTTGATGAAAAATTTATTCGGATGGATACAAAAAGGTTATGTGAGTTGACATCTGCAGCTGACAGCCTCCAATTGAAGCCTTTAGTTGATCTCACAAGCCGAGCACTTGCTCGGATTATTGAAGGAAAAACTCCTGAGGAGATACGTGAAACATTTCATTTACCTGATGATCTCACCGAG GAAGAGAAGTTAGAGCCCCTAAGAAACATCACCGATGACCCACGTATTCGGCTTCTGAATCGATTGTATGCAAGAAAGAGGAAAGaattaaaagagagaaagaaattgaag AATGTCGAGGTTGAGGAGGAGCGTGTGGATGATCGCTCAGTCGATGATCTCTTGTCATTTATAAATGGTGGAGATGAAG ATACAAAGGGGACGAGAACCAgtaagaataaaaagaaaaatcgtcGGAGAAAAGATCAATCAAAGGATTCTTCTTTAACCAATGTAAATGGAAACCATAATAGG GAGTTGCTTGATCTGCCGTCTGCTTGCCATGAAGATGAGGTTAACAATGTTGTATTGGCCTCTCCTAGTACAAGTTCAAAGTTGCAAGATTCTGCCGTTGTGACTTTTTCCCCAAAGCTCGAGTTTGAGGATGGTGATATTGATGATGATTTAGATCCTGCGATGAAGGAGGAACTTGACAG GGAAGTGGAGGATTTTGCACGAAGATTAAATTCAGATTGGCCGGAAAGAATGCAGGAAATTTTATCTTTGGGCCAAGAAAGAAAGTTTATGCCTATTTCTATAAATGGCAATGGTTCCATGGGTAGATATACAA GTTTGGATCAGAGATAA
- the LOC132189153 gene encoding uncharacterized protein LOC132189153 gives MSGGVGPTCNDICLPKEEESEEKQSYDATNYSSKTNTKYPTTPRKAGFLSFRQLNALAVIIIFSASGMVSPEDFAFVFFSLSYIYFMSKVAFPTPTRKEPPPLVFTTPENKLLRLYVSVGAIIGLFLPIAYIFHGIFEGDKEGIKAATPHVFLLTSQVFMEGVAFSDRFSLPIRAFVPVCYNARRIFTIVDWLRSEVSKVDEEYGGSKTRLYVGTGLAIANLAFWCFNLFGFLLPVYLPRAFKGYYLNKV, from the coding sequence ATGTCGGGTGGGGTTGGTCCAACATGCAATGACATTTGCCttccaaaagaagaagaaagtgaagAGAAACAAAGCTACGATGCAACTAATTATTCCTCAAAGACCAACACCAAATACCCTACAACTCCGCGAAAAGCCGGCTTCCTCTCTTTCCGGCAACTCAACGCCCTCGctgtcatcatcatcttctcaGCCAGCGGCATGGTAAGCCCTGAAGACTTTGCTTTCGTCTTCTTTTCCCTCTCCTATATCTACTTTATGTCAAAGGTGGCATTCCCAACGCCAACCCGGAAGGAACCCCCACCACTCGTCTTTACTACTCCTGAAAACAAGCTTCTTCGCCTCTACGTGTCTGTAGGTGCCATCATCGGTCTTTTTCTCCCTATAGCATACATCTTTCACGGCATCTTCGAGGGTGATAAAGAAGGTATCAAGGCGGCCACGCCGCATGTTTTTCTTCTCACCAGTCAAGTATTCATGGAAGGAGTGGCATTTTCGGACAGGTTCTCGTTGCCAATACGTGCTTTTGTGCCGGTTTGCTATAACGCAAGGAGGATCTTTACGATTGTGGACTGGCTGAGGAGCGAGGTCTCGAAGGTTGACGAGGAGTATGGAGGGTCTAAAACGAGGTTGTATGTTGGGACAGGGCTCGCTATTGCCAATTTGGCCTTCTGGTGCTTCAATCTTTTTGGCTTCTTGCTGCCTGTCTATCTTCCTAGAGCTTTCAAGGGATATTACTTAAATAAAGTGTGA